A region of Fimbriimonadaceae bacterium DNA encodes the following proteins:
- the dtd3 gene encoding D-aminoacyl-tRNA deacylase, with product MLIDTHCHLNDRNAFPDPAAIVAESREAGVERLIVVGTDVESSRYALELADRFEGVYAVVGLHPNEAAKFEESTVAEIERLYGHQRAIALGEIGLDYHWDYATRDEQFRALDGQLDLAERLDAPTVFHCREAYDDLLDILEERKSPRLLLHCFGGAPEHLEKALALGAMIGVDGPITYPKADSLRETIKLVPRDRLLLETDAPWMSPHPFRGRPNHPCRLHYIRDAVAMLWDTDSTTVAKTTTENANRFFGLT from the coding sequence ATGCTGATCGACACCCACTGCCACCTCAACGACCGCAACGCATTTCCCGATCCCGCAGCCATCGTCGCCGAGTCGCGGGAAGCCGGCGTGGAACGGCTAATCGTCGTCGGCACGGACGTGGAGTCGAGCCGGTACGCCCTTGAGCTGGCAGACCGGTTTGAGGGAGTCTATGCGGTCGTTGGCCTCCACCCAAACGAGGCGGCCAAGTTCGAGGAATCGACGGTAGCCGAGATTGAGAGACTCTATGGCCACCAAAGGGCTATCGCCCTCGGCGAGATCGGCCTTGACTACCACTGGGACTACGCGACGCGTGATGAGCAGTTCCGCGCCCTTGACGGCCAGCTAGACCTTGCCGAGCGGCTCGACGCCCCGACCGTTTTCCACTGCCGGGAAGCCTACGACGACCTGCTGGACATCCTTGAAGAACGCAAGAGCCCGCGATTGCTGCTTCACTGTTTCGGTGGCGCCCCTGAACATTTGGAGAAGGCTCTTGCGCTGGGCGCCATGATCGGCGTCGACGGACCCATCACGTATCCCAAGGCGGATTCGCTGCGGGAAACGATCAAACTCGTGCCAAGGGATCGGCTTTTGCTGGAAACGGATGCCCCGTGGATGTCACCGCATCCGTTCCGAGGCCGGCCCAACCACCCGTGCAGGCTCCATTACATCCGCGACGCCGTGGCCATGCTTTGGGATACCGATAGCACGACGGTAGCCAAGACCACGACCGAAAACGCGAATCGGTTTTTTGGCCTTACCTAA
- a CDS encoding putative transcriptional regulatory protein, which yields MAGHSKWKNIRIRKGKQDAIRGKIFTKLSREIIIAAKSGGGDPSTNARLRVAIDKAKENSVPADNIKRAIQRGTGEIEGADYEEVVYEGYGPGGSAVMVEVYTENRNRTVPDLRHAFSKNGGNLSENGSVSWQFKHVGQILVPKDGVDEESLTLLALDAGAQDIASDEEFYTIETEIGDLHKVNDALVAEGMKTEEVALTRIATNFANPSEDDMRRLVKLLDALDDLDDVQETYVNVEIPEAIYQEA from the coding sequence ATGGCCGGCCATTCCAAATGGAAGAACATCCGTATTCGCAAGGGGAAGCAGGATGCCATCCGCGGCAAGATCTTCACCAAGCTCAGTCGCGAAATCATTATCGCGGCCAAATCAGGCGGCGGTGACCCGTCGACGAACGCGCGACTGAGGGTGGCGATCGATAAGGCAAAGGAAAACTCTGTTCCCGCCGACAACATCAAACGCGCAATCCAGCGCGGCACCGGAGAGATCGAGGGCGCCGACTATGAGGAAGTCGTTTACGAAGGCTATGGGCCGGGCGGATCGGCGGTCATGGTAGAGGTCTACACCGAGAATCGAAACCGAACCGTGCCCGACCTGCGCCATGCCTTTAGCAAGAATGGCGGCAACCTAAGTGAGAACGGCTCGGTCAGCTGGCAGTTCAAGCACGTGGGCCAGATCCTCGTGCCAAAGGATGGCGTCGATGAGGAAAGCCTGACGCTGCTGGCCCTGGACGCGGGCGCACAAGATATCGCGAGCGATGAGGAGTTCTACACGATCGAGACCGAAATCGGAGACCTCCACAAGGTTAACGATGCTCTCGTGGCCGAAGGCATGAAGACCGAGGAAGTCGCCTTAACCAGGATTGCCACGAACTTTGCCAACCCCAGCGAGGACGATATGCGCCGATTGGTAAAGCTGTTGGACGCCCTTGACGATCTCGACGACGTCCAAGAAACATACGTCAACGTCGAGATTCCGGAAGCGATCTACCAGGAGGCTTGA
- the gph_1 gene encoding Phosphoglycolate phosphatase, with protein MGVIHGIYLDLDDTLCAYWDASKLALRETFDAHGPPGFTVDDMIGAWAQAFRDFSPSLKHTGWYETYLKFGEPTRTEQMRRTLAEIGIEDSELARTLGDAYGAARDRNLKLFPESLEFLDRAKEKGYKLGLITNGPADIQRQEIATLGIERYFDAVLIEGEMGEGKPKPGVFRRAEREFGLSGSEILFVGNSYAHDIAPAIEAGWRTAWIRRPSDVPPSAPTGSGPRSFDDRPDGAPPPDLMTDNLLAVLDWLDRALF; from the coding sequence ATGGGTGTCATCCACGGCATCTATCTCGACCTCGACGACACCCTCTGCGCGTATTGGGATGCCAGTAAGCTGGCCCTGCGGGAGACCTTCGACGCTCATGGCCCGCCTGGTTTCACCGTCGACGACATGATCGGCGCCTGGGCCCAGGCGTTTCGCGACTTCAGCCCCAGCTTGAAACACACCGGCTGGTATGAAACTTACTTGAAGTTCGGCGAACCTACCCGTACCGAGCAAATGCGGCGCACGCTGGCTGAGATCGGCATCGAGGATTCGGAATTGGCACGAACGCTGGGCGATGCGTACGGCGCGGCACGCGACCGCAACCTCAAACTATTTCCCGAGTCCCTTGAGTTCCTCGACCGGGCAAAGGAGAAAGGCTACAAGCTTGGCCTCATCACAAACGGACCCGCCGACATTCAGCGGCAGGAAATCGCTACGCTGGGCATCGAGCGATACTTCGACGCAGTCCTTATCGAAGGCGAAATGGGGGAGGGCAAGCCCAAGCCGGGTGTCTTCCGGCGAGCCGAACGGGAGTTTGGCCTGTCCGGATCGGAAATCCTTTTCGTGGGAAACAGCTATGCCCACGACATTGCGCCCGCGATCGAGGCAGGATGGCGGACGGCCTGGATCCGACGACCCAGCGACGTGCCGCCAAGCGCTCCGACCGGCTCCGGACCGCGTTCCTTTGACGACCGTCCCGATGGGGCTCCGCCGCCCGACCTGATGACGGATAATCTGCTCGCCGTTCTTGACTGGCTAGATCGAGCCCTGTTCTAA
- the trpS gene encoding Tryptophan--tRNA ligase produces the protein MQPTMPKLHLGNYEGALRPWVKLQESNQLYCCVVDWHALTTMAEDPSQISHNSREVMKDYLAAGIDPAKSICFIQSHVKEHAELHLLLSMVTPLGWLERVPTYKEKRDNLTNSRESYGLLGYPVLQAADILLYKPYGVPVGKDQAPHLEISREIARRFNNLYGDVFPEFVNIIDEDELRSKVPGLDADEDGNLRKMSKSYGNCIYLNETPEETAQKVMSAFTTPTKLRKTDPGIPEGCAVCQYLKLFSPNWETQWEEDRRGERGCMQNKKDLIEILNEYLRPLRERRAAISDHDLEDILADGARRARDFATKTMEDVRGAMKLH, from the coding sequence ATGCAGCCGACGATGCCAAAGCTGCACCTTGGCAACTACGAGGGAGCACTTAGACCGTGGGTCAAGCTCCAAGAGTCGAACCAGCTGTATTGCTGCGTCGTGGACTGGCACGCGTTAACCACGATGGCTGAAGATCCCTCGCAGATCAGCCATAACTCGCGCGAAGTGATGAAGGACTATCTGGCGGCCGGGATCGATCCCGCTAAATCGATCTGCTTTATCCAGAGTCACGTGAAGGAGCATGCCGAACTCCACCTCTTGCTGAGTATGGTGACGCCGCTCGGCTGGCTCGAGCGTGTTCCGACCTACAAGGAAAAGCGCGACAACTTGACGAACTCGCGCGAATCCTACGGCCTGCTCGGATACCCCGTCCTGCAAGCGGCCGATATCCTGCTTTACAAGCCCTACGGAGTCCCCGTCGGTAAGGACCAGGCGCCCCACCTTGAGATCTCGCGGGAGATCGCCCGGCGCTTCAACAACCTTTACGGCGACGTGTTCCCCGAGTTCGTCAACATCATCGATGAGGACGAACTGCGATCCAAGGTGCCCGGGCTGGACGCCGATGAGGATGGCAATCTGCGCAAGATGTCCAAATCCTACGGCAACTGCATTTACTTGAACGAAACGCCGGAGGAAACGGCTCAGAAGGTCATGAGCGCCTTCACGACACCCACGAAGCTGCGCAAGACCGATCCCGGCATTCCCGAAGGCTGCGCGGTCTGCCAATATCTCAAGCTCTTTAGCCCCAATTGGGAAACGCAGTGGGAAGAGGACCGCCGTGGAGAGCGCGGGTGCATGCAGAATAAGAAGGACCTCATCGAAATCCTAAACGAATACCTGCGACCCCTGCGCGAGCGGCGAGCGGCAATCTCCGATCACGACCTCGAAGACATCCTGGCCGATGGCGCCCGAAGGGCCCGCGACTTCGCGACAAAGACCATGGAAGATGTGCGGGGAGCGATGAAACTCCACTGA
- the lysA gene encoding Diaminopimelate decarboxylase, translating to MSVAESLDTRFKLSSQQAADLASRFGTPLYVIDAPSLKRRIRAYRDAFAGLWPKTELSYASKANSTLAILRIACNEGLMIDVASEGELRAALAAGVPANRCHFHGNNKQRSELEFALQVGVGQIVADSLLELAMLDDLGCRLPVSLRLAPGVDPITHEKISTGQADTKFGFGIVGGHAEEAVNVALDHRLDLAGFHCHVGSQLLDPLAQISGGVAVAEFGVAMAKRHGFELRYVNTGGGLGVRYTDGDQPMEISDYNRALVEALKAVLDPVGVTPTLGQEPGRSLIAEAGVTLYRVGPIKDVTLANGDSKRFVAVDGGLSDNPRPALYGSRYTVLAFRDGPSTTVTVSGKHCETDQLFPNLQLPENLRSGDLLQVLCTGAYNAAMANNYNRYPRPAAVVLDDIGEPHIAQKRETWDQLFEREVLPEGL from the coding sequence ATGTCAGTTGCCGAGTCTCTCGATACGCGATTCAAGCTGTCGAGCCAGCAAGCTGCAGATCTGGCTTCCCGATTTGGAACCCCACTCTATGTGATCGATGCACCGAGCTTGAAGCGCCGCATTCGAGCCTATCGGGATGCATTCGCCGGTCTTTGGCCCAAGACCGAGCTCTCCTATGCGTCGAAGGCGAATTCAACGCTCGCGATCCTCCGAATCGCCTGCAACGAGGGTTTGATGATCGATGTGGCGAGCGAAGGCGAGCTTAGGGCAGCCCTCGCCGCCGGCGTCCCCGCAAACCGGTGCCACTTTCATGGCAACAACAAGCAGCGGTCAGAACTGGAGTTCGCGCTCCAAGTCGGAGTCGGGCAAATCGTCGCCGACAGCCTCCTTGAACTTGCCATGCTTGATGATCTGGGTTGCAGACTGCCGGTGTCCCTCCGACTCGCCCCCGGCGTCGATCCCATCACGCATGAGAAGATCAGCACCGGGCAGGCCGACACCAAGTTTGGGTTTGGAATCGTTGGGGGCCACGCTGAGGAAGCGGTAAACGTCGCCCTCGACCACCGCCTCGACCTTGCCGGGTTTCACTGCCACGTCGGGTCGCAGCTGCTCGATCCGCTCGCTCAGATTTCAGGGGGAGTCGCCGTAGCCGAGTTTGGAGTTGCGATGGCCAAACGCCACGGATTCGAGCTCCGCTACGTCAACACGGGAGGCGGCCTCGGCGTGCGCTACACCGACGGCGATCAACCAATGGAAATCTCGGACTACAATCGAGCGCTCGTCGAAGCCCTGAAAGCCGTTCTCGACCCGGTCGGCGTCACCCCTACCCTGGGACAGGAACCCGGCCGTTCCCTGATCGCGGAGGCCGGAGTGACCCTTTATCGAGTCGGCCCGATCAAAGACGTCACACTTGCCAACGGAGATTCGAAGCGCTTCGTGGCCGTCGACGGTGGCCTCAGCGACAACCCTCGACCGGCGCTGTACGGAAGCCGCTATACCGTCCTGGCCTTCCGCGACGGCCCGTCGACAACCGTTACCGTAAGCGGCAAGCATTGCGAGACCGACCAACTCTTTCCGAACCTGCAGCTACCCGAGAACCTGCGGTCCGGGGATCTTCTACAAGTGCTCTGCACCGGCGCTTACAACGCGGCGATGGCCAACAACTACAACCGTTATCCGCGCCCTGCCGCAGTCGTCCTCGACGACATCGGCGAACCCCACATTGCCCAGAAACGGGAGACGTGGGACCAGCTTTTCGAACGGGAAGTACTGCCGGAGGGGCTGTAA
- the dxr gene encoding 1-deoxy-D-xylulose 5-phosphate reductoisomerase: MKRVAILGSTGSIGVQTLDVISRLPDRLKVVALAAHSSGERVLAQAREFSVSKVALWDESAANHFKVQGGEAAVVDLVTSDEVDIVVVSVSGAIGLIPTLAAIGAGKMIALASKEVLVSAGEIVMPLVRSRDVVMTPIDSEHSAIFQCVRGYGSEAIAGIILSASGGPFRGRSRAELSRVTVEEALNHPTWRMGGKITVDSATLMNKGLEMIEARWLFGLEPAQIEVVIHPQSIIHSYVRLRDGSVLAQLGWPDMRLPIQVALLHPDRIESGLPRWNPADTPELTFHPTDDEAFPALGLARSAMETGGTMACAMNAANEEAANAFLRGECGFLDIAECVEKVMTRHDSISPTLEAIIEVDAWARATARELLSSNRN, from the coding sequence GTGAAGCGCGTCGCGATTCTTGGTTCGACCGGCAGCATCGGAGTTCAAACTCTCGACGTCATTTCGCGGCTTCCCGACCGGCTAAAGGTGGTTGCGCTGGCCGCTCATTCCTCGGGTGAGAGGGTGTTGGCCCAGGCGCGCGAATTCAGCGTATCGAAGGTCGCGCTGTGGGACGAATCGGCGGCGAACCACTTCAAGGTCCAAGGTGGGGAGGCGGCAGTTGTGGATCTCGTCACAAGCGACGAGGTCGACATTGTGGTCGTTTCCGTCTCCGGCGCCATCGGGCTGATACCTACGCTGGCTGCTATCGGGGCCGGCAAGATGATCGCCCTCGCGAGCAAGGAGGTCCTGGTTTCGGCGGGGGAAATCGTGATGCCGCTCGTCCGAAGCCGGGATGTCGTTATGACGCCGATCGACAGTGAGCACAGCGCGATTTTTCAGTGCGTTCGCGGCTACGGCTCCGAGGCGATCGCCGGCATTATTCTCAGCGCGTCGGGTGGCCCATTCAGGGGCCGTTCCCGGGCCGAGCTGAGCAGGGTAACGGTGGAGGAGGCGCTCAACCACCCGACGTGGCGCATGGGCGGCAAGATCACGGTGGATTCCGCCACGCTGATGAACAAGGGTTTGGAAATGATCGAGGCGCGGTGGCTGTTTGGTCTGGAGCCGGCTCAAATCGAGGTCGTGATCCATCCGCAGAGCATTATCCACTCCTATGTGCGGCTCCGCGATGGCAGCGTTCTGGCCCAGCTTGGCTGGCCGGACATGCGGCTGCCGATTCAGGTGGCGCTGCTCCACCCCGACCGGATCGAGTCTGGGCTGCCGCGGTGGAATCCGGCGGATACTCCAGAACTCACCTTCCACCCAACCGACGACGAGGCGTTTCCGGCCCTGGGGCTGGCTCGGTCTGCGATGGAGACGGGCGGTACCATGGCTTGCGCGATGAACGCCGCAAACGAAGAAGCCGCAAACGCTTTTCTCCGTGGAGAATGCGGATTCTTGGACATTGCCGAGTGCGTAGAAAAGGTCATGACGCGCCACGACTCGATTTCGCCCACGCTGGAGGCGATAATAGAGGTGGACGCCTGGGCACGTGCAACGGCCCGAGAGCTCCTTTCGTCAAACAGAAACTAG
- the mmpA gene encoding Metalloprotease MmpA yields the protein MTFTSILVLLLMLSILVAAHELGHYLFARMFGMDVEEFSIGFGRPKWCYFRNKAGTEFTIRPIPLGGFVRVKGMVPEEDGSEVEIPNGFYSKSPMARFWVLAAGPAFSILFGVLLLVGVYTSVGIDKPNLEPVIGMVNPGGEAQKAGLKPGDRITRLDAKPVGSFYEVLVYVRDRAGQPIRIEFERGGKTQSLMVTPKLDEKETPVITSELELGVERKRQGKIGARWEVKKQPLSFGEAIKESFTAPLKMASNLLASFSRPANFTEDLGGPGTIAVYTSAAVQEGLETVIILSAVLSMSLGFMNLLPIPILDGGQMVVAVVEMLRRGRRLSYSVQNAVSLLGMALMVAMIVGVIILDVNRFNR from the coding sequence ATGACTTTCACGTCGATCCTCGTCCTGCTGCTGATGCTCAGCATCTTGGTGGCTGCCCATGAGCTTGGCCACTACTTGTTTGCTCGGATGTTCGGCATGGACGTCGAGGAATTCTCGATCGGATTCGGGAGGCCGAAGTGGTGTTACTTCCGCAATAAAGCCGGTACCGAATTCACCATTCGCCCGATACCGTTGGGCGGCTTTGTGAGAGTAAAGGGCATGGTGCCCGAGGAAGACGGTAGCGAGGTCGAGATTCCAAACGGCTTCTACAGCAAGTCGCCGATGGCGCGATTCTGGGTACTGGCCGCGGGACCTGCCTTCAGCATTCTCTTTGGGGTTCTGCTGTTGGTCGGGGTTTATACGTCGGTCGGAATCGACAAGCCAAACCTGGAACCGGTCATTGGCATGGTCAATCCGGGAGGCGAAGCCCAGAAGGCTGGACTGAAGCCAGGGGACCGCATCACCAGACTGGACGCCAAGCCGGTCGGCTCGTTTTACGAGGTTTTGGTTTACGTTCGCGATCGAGCCGGGCAGCCGATCCGAATCGAATTCGAGCGCGGGGGCAAGACACAGTCTCTGATGGTGACCCCAAAACTCGACGAGAAGGAGACACCCGTCATCACATCGGAGCTCGAGCTCGGTGTGGAGCGAAAGCGGCAGGGCAAGATTGGGGCGCGATGGGAAGTCAAGAAGCAGCCACTGTCGTTTGGAGAAGCCATCAAGGAGTCGTTTACCGCTCCCTTAAAGATGGCTTCGAACCTGCTGGCATCCTTCAGCCGGCCGGCCAACTTTACCGAGGATCTCGGTGGACCCGGCACGATCGCGGTCTATACGAGCGCGGCCGTTCAGGAGGGGCTGGAGACGGTTATCATTCTCTCCGCCGTGCTGAGCATGTCGCTTGGGTTCATGAACCTCTTGCCGATTCCGATCCTCGATGGTGGCCAGATGGTCGTCGCCGTGGTGGAGATGTTGCGGCGAGGCAGAAGGCTGTCGTATAGCGTCCAGAACGCCGTCAGCCTGCTGGGCATGGCTTTGATGGTTGCGATGATCGTTGGCGTCATCATCCTGGACGTGAACCGATTCAACCGATAG
- the rraB gene encoding Regulator of ribonuclease activity B: MIATAISPEGRLLLFSAGLVALVSLLLLMSKWGRSSPLHEWTRLRPIDDEPEQNDERDFLTIERIREAGADLSALHRVDFFLIFKDREAAERAQADLGVEYEVSISQAVSREIWCTATVEMLIYHSLIREHGERMKALAAKYGGKYDGWGTSLERGDPQPQAADEE, from the coding sequence ATGATCGCCACGGCAATCAGCCCGGAGGGTCGCCTACTCCTCTTTTCAGCGGGCCTCGTGGCTTTGGTGTCGCTCCTTCTGTTGATGTCGAAGTGGGGCCGGTCGTCGCCCCTCCATGAATGGACACGGCTTCGTCCCATCGATGACGAACCCGAACAGAATGACGAGCGCGACTTCCTCACCATCGAGCGGATCCGCGAGGCAGGCGCCGACCTCTCGGCACTCCATCGCGTCGACTTCTTCTTGATCTTCAAGGACCGGGAGGCGGCCGAACGGGCGCAAGCCGACCTTGGTGTTGAGTACGAGGTTTCCATCAGCCAGGCCGTGAGCCGGGAGATTTGGTGCACCGCTACCGTGGAGATGCTGATCTATCACAGCCTTATCCGCGAGCATGGCGAACGGATGAAGGCGCTGGCGGCCAAGTACGGCGGAAAGTACGATGGCTGGGGGACAAGCTTGGAGCGGGGCGATCCGCAACCACAGGCCGCAGATGAAGAGTAA
- the nfrA1 gene encoding FMN reductase (NADPH), with product MAANAVGESAAGLDFTEFFVMALIDVALAAERMVCAAEALGLGICYIGALRNDAEAVRSILNLPPGTFGVFGLCLGYPAEGLKADMKPRLDIDSVWFRETYPSQISVSAYDERMREFYGEQQMKGEVTWSMRSGRRVDEHHLTGREKLRAWLEEQGFLRR from the coding sequence ATGGCAGCCAATGCCGTTGGCGAATCTGCGGCCGGGCTCGACTTCACCGAATTTTTCGTTATGGCCTTGATCGACGTTGCTTTGGCGGCCGAACGCATGGTCTGCGCGGCTGAGGCGCTCGGGTTGGGCATCTGCTACATCGGCGCTCTGCGCAACGATGCCGAGGCGGTGCGGTCGATCCTAAACTTGCCGCCAGGAACCTTCGGCGTTTTCGGGCTCTGCCTTGGCTACCCGGCGGAGGGCTTGAAAGCAGACATGAAGCCTCGCCTCGACATCGATTCGGTCTGGTTTCGGGAAACCTACCCCTCGCAGATCTCGGTGTCGGCTTACGATGAGCGGATGCGAGAGTTTTACGGCGAGCAGCAGATGAAGGGTGAGGTGACCTGGTCGATGCGAAGCGGTCGCAGAGTGGACGAGCACCATCTTACGGGTCGAGAGAAGCTCCGAGCGTGGCTCGAGGAGCAGGGATTCCTGCGGCGCTAG
- the dapB gene encoding 4-hydroxy-tetrahydrodipicolinate reductase, with protein MNRVVVVGASGRMGTEATRTLEADPRFEVAALVDQQLTDDLSALPAKAQSLQAIVGATTVDTMLELTHAESAIRHAEASLTNGIACVIGASGLLPADIARLSDVSRSSHTPGIWVPNFSIGAVLMMQFAEQAAKWFPAVEILELHHDQKQDAPSGTALRTAQMIAAARSHVPDDPTRDIKAEGARGAQVDDVRVHSVRLPGYLAHQAVLFGGAGEALTIRHDSTSRASFMEGIKLCLDKVRSLDGFLVGMEHLLNN; from the coding sequence ATGAACCGTGTCGTTGTTGTAGGAGCCTCGGGGCGGATGGGCACCGAGGCGACGCGAACGCTGGAAGCCGACCCTCGATTCGAGGTCGCCGCGCTTGTCGACCAGCAATTGACGGATGACCTTTCCGCCCTCCCCGCCAAGGCCCAATCGCTTCAAGCGATCGTGGGCGCCACAACCGTCGACACGATGCTTGAGCTCACCCATGCGGAGAGTGCGATTCGACACGCTGAAGCCTCACTCACCAACGGGATTGCTTGCGTCATTGGTGCAAGCGGACTTCTCCCCGCCGACATTGCCCGCTTATCCGACGTTAGCCGTTCCAGCCACACCCCTGGCATTTGGGTTCCGAATTTCTCGATCGGAGCGGTCCTCATGATGCAGTTTGCCGAGCAAGCGGCCAAGTGGTTTCCTGCGGTCGAAATCCTTGAGCTGCATCACGACCAAAAGCAGGATGCCCCCTCGGGCACCGCCCTGCGTACCGCCCAAATGATTGCCGCGGCTCGATCCCATGTCCCCGACGATCCCACGAGGGATATCAAGGCAGAAGGGGCCAGGGGCGCCCAGGTCGACGACGTACGCGTGCATTCCGTCAGATTGCCCGGGTACCTCGCCCATCAAGCCGTGCTGTTTGGTGGGGCCGGCGAGGCCCTGACCATCCGCCACGACTCGACCAGCCGGGCCAGCTTCATGGAAGGCATCAAGCTTTGTCTCGACAAAGTTCGATCGCTGGATGGATTCTTGGTCGGGATGGAGCACCTGCTGAACAACTAG
- the dnaA_2 gene encoding Chromosomal replication initiator protein DnaA: MSVPVAKDFLVDQEERVAEFPLKAARLSDSLFWGDRFTFRSFAALPSNIRAIESVLTFANGLANQVAIVGPSGWGKTHLIHAAMETLRRQSGQRVRIYTAANFATKPPRMEVFEPLVLDDMQEVLARPRLRQSMRMMLERRVRAGRPTLLTFSAGRITRPLRSFLPYLREWNLAQIVEPDALEREIVIRHMAGLFGLQLSPIVTRVIARKIHGNARSIEGVLHRLRLIRQQWLSDRDVLSSLGVLEPYMSDSGAWELRDHLYDAILRIAPQCESGAVSVSDVAAYLMMRRVGICEREVADYFRLAPGEAHRKVGTIQELELDEQGICILRLGEQAILDSLETI; encoded by the coding sequence ATGTCTGTGCCAGTTGCCAAGGACTTCTTGGTCGATCAGGAGGAGCGAGTTGCCGAGTTTCCGCTGAAGGCGGCGAGGCTATCGGATTCGCTCTTTTGGGGAGATCGATTTACGTTTCGATCATTCGCGGCGTTGCCGTCGAACATCCGAGCCATCGAATCGGTGTTGACCTTCGCCAACGGGCTTGCCAACCAAGTTGCGATTGTCGGCCCATCTGGATGGGGCAAAACCCACCTGATCCATGCGGCCATGGAGACCCTCCGACGGCAGTCCGGCCAACGGGTCCGGATCTATACCGCCGCCAATTTTGCGACCAAGCCGCCGCGGATGGAGGTCTTCGAGCCACTCGTTCTCGACGATATGCAGGAAGTGCTCGCTAGGCCCCGATTGCGACAATCGATGCGGATGATGCTGGAGCGTCGCGTTCGGGCCGGTCGGCCAACGCTGCTGACATTCAGCGCTGGGCGAATCACCCGGCCGCTTCGATCGTTCCTCCCATATCTTAGGGAATGGAACCTGGCCCAGATCGTTGAGCCCGATGCCCTTGAACGAGAAATCGTTATCCGCCACATGGCCGGACTGTTCGGCCTCCAGTTGTCTCCGATCGTCACACGCGTCATCGCACGCAAAATTCATGGTAACGCGCGATCCATCGAAGGCGTCCTTCACCGGTTAAGGCTAATTCGACAACAATGGCTCTCCGACCGCGACGTGCTCTCCTCTCTCGGAGTCTTGGAACCCTACATGTCCGACTCTGGCGCCTGGGAGTTGCGAGATCACCTATACGACGCCATCCTCCGCATTGCTCCGCAGTGCGAGTCTGGAGCCGTCTCGGTTTCCGACGTGGCGGCTTACCTGATGATGCGGCGCGTGGGTATCTGCGAGCGGGAAGTGGCGGATTACTTCCGCCTCGCTCCTGGCGAAGCGCACCGGAAGGTCGGTACCATTCAAGAATTGGAATTGGACGAGCAAGGTATCTGCATCTTGCGGCTGGGCGAACAAGCGATTCTGGATTCACTCGAGACCATCTAG